The genomic region TGAATGTAACCGGACACTCGGCCCGCTAGCTATCGCTTTATTCGTGAGGTGGCGCCTGCCTTAGCGTTTCATCGATTCGAAGAATTCAGCGTTGGTCTTTGTTGCCTTGAGTCGTTCAAGTAGAAACTCCATGGCGGCTATTTCATCCATTGGGTGGAGGAGCTTCCTTAGGATCCACATTTTTTGTAGTTCGTCCGGGTTGGTGAGAAGCTCTTCCCTGCGCGTGCCGGAGCGATTGACGTTAATGGCAGGGTAAACACGTTTTTCATGCATTTTTCTGTCTAGATGGATTTCATTGTTGCCCGTGCCCTTGAATTCTTCGTAGATGACATCGTCCATCCGTGATCCGGTGTCAACGAGGGCAGTTGCGATGATCGTCAAGCTTCCGCCTTCCTCGATGTTGCGTGCTGCGCCAAAAAAGCGTTTCGGGCGTTGTAGGGCGTTGGCGTCAACACCGCCAGTTAGCACTTTACCGGAAGCGGGAACGACCGTATTGTAAGCTCGCGCAAGTCTGGTGATGGAATCTAGCAGAATGACGGCGTCGAGTTTATGCTCCACCAGGCGCTTGGCTTTTTCGATCACCATTTCAGCCACTTGAACGTGGCGGCCGGCAGGCTCGTCGAATGTGCTTGAGACAACCTCGCCGCGCACGGACCGCACCATTTCCGTGACCTCCTCTGGACGCTCATCAATGAGCAGAACGATTAGATAACATTCTGGATGATTGTGGGTGATTGACTGCGCGACACTCTGGAGCATCATGGTTTTTCCAGCCTTCGGCGGGGAGACGATCAGGCCACGCTGTCCCTTGCCGATGGGCGCCACGAGGTCGATGATGCGGGGAGTGAGATCTTCTGTAGTGCCGTTGCCGATCTCAAGAGTCAGACGGCTATCGGCGAACAGGGCGGTGAGATTCTCAAAGAGTATCTTGTTCTTGGCGTTCTCAGGCGGCTCGAAGTTGATTTCGTTGACCTTGAGCAGGGCGAAATAGCGCTCGCCGTCCTTGGGTGGGCGGATCTTACCGGAGATGCTATCGCCTGTACGCAGGTTGAAACGCCGGATCTGGCTGGGTGACACATAGATATCATCGGGGCCTGCGAGATAGGAGCTATCTGCTGAACGCAAGAACCCAAACCCATCCTGGAGAATTTCCAAGACCCCATCACCGTAGATGTCTTCACCCTTTTTTGCGTGGGCTTTGAGTATCTCGAAGATGACGTCTTGCTTGCGTGAGCGGGCTAAACCCTCGAGACCGAGGGTTTCTGAGATATCAACCAGCGCGGAAGGAGGTTTCTGTTTCAGTTCGGTGAGATTCATAGCCGCCCGACCGTTATGGCCGATGAACAACTAAGGACGTCATAAACGCCCACATAAATGGATTCGGGTAAAAGTCGATTTTGAGGGAATTACCGGGACAGCTAGTGCCGCCTTCAGTATTAAAGTAGCATGTCAAAAGGGTCGCGTCCAGCCCGAATAGCATAGCCGCGACTATTTATATGGTACTGTCAACAAACGCCATCAGTTGCGATTTGGACAAGGCCCCAACTTTGGTTCCAGCAAGATTGCCTTCCTTGAAGATCATCAACGTGGGAATCCCGCGAATGCCATATTTGGGTGGCGTTTTCGGGTTTTCATCGATGTTCATCTTGGCTACGGTGAGTTTGCCCGCGTACTGTTCCGAAATCTCTTCGAGAATCGGGGTAATCATTTTACATGGGGCGCACCATTCCGCCCAGTAATCCACTATGACAGGAGTTTCGGACTTAAGTACTTCATCTTCGAAGGTTGAGTCGGTAACATGAACGATGCGTTCGCCCATCCGGTTAGGTCCTCTTTTGTTGCCTGACGATCATTTCAGCGAAATTGCCCGCCGATTGCAAGTCCAACATAAAGCTGGATCACGCTATCTTGTAATCTGATGACAGTTCAGCATTTGACCGACGTACGATTTGCTGAATTTGATTTACATCAGCAGCTTATAGATGGCCTGGACGCAATTGGCTTTTCCCGTTGCACGCCGATTCAGGCTGAGTCGCTTCCTCTCATGCTATCGGGGAAAGATATGGCCGGTCAGGCCCAGACCGGCACAGGCAAGACCGCAGCCTTTTTATTGGCGACCATGGACCGGTTGCTGCGCAATCCAGCCCCACGTGCTCGGAAGCAAAATCAACCGCGTGCTCTGATCGTGTCACCTACAAGGGAGTTGGCTATCCAGATCCACAAAGACGCCAAAGAACTTGGGCAGTATACACCACTGTCCCTAGGGCTGGTGTACGGGGGCATCGACTATGAACGCCAGCGAGAGATGCTGGAGAACGGGGTCGACATTTTGATCGGTACGCCTGGACGCTTGATAGATTATTACAAACAGGGTGTCTTCAATCTTAAGGCCATTGAAGCGGCGGTTTTGGATGAGGCAGACCGCATGTTTGATCTGGGCTTTATCCGTGACATTCGCTACCTATTGCGACGCATGCCGAAACCGGAACGGCGTTTGAACATGTTGTTCTCTGCCACCTTATCTCTGCGCGTGTTGGAATTGGCGTATGAACATATGAATAATCCGGAGATGGTGAAGATCAATCCGGAGCAGGTCGCAGCCGATAATGTTTCCCATATCCTTTATCATCCCGCAACTAAGGAAAAAATCCCTCTGCTAATCGGATTGCTTAAGCAAATAGATCCGACAAGGACCATTGTCTTTGTTAACACGAAGCGGTGCGCTGAGACGGTTTGGGCCTATCTGGAGGGCAATGGGTTTCACGCCGCTATGCTCTCGGGTGATGTCCCCCAGGCAAAGCGGCAGCAGCTCATCGCAAAATTTGCGCGGGGAGAAATTCCGATCCTGGTTGCAACGGATTTGGCGGCACGTGGGCTGCACATCACCGATGTCAGCCATATTTTTAACTTTGATCTTCCACAGAATGGCGAAGACTATGTACATCGGATCGGGCGCACCGCGCGCGCGGGGGCCAGTGGTGATGCTGTGAGCTTGGCCTGCGAGGAATATGTTTATTCCTTGATGGATATCGAAGAATACATCGGTCACAAAATACCCGTAGCATCAATTACGGACGACCTACTTGTCTCTCCGCTACCGCCAGCTAGGCGAAAACGGCATCAAGCTGGGGGCCACAAGCAACGACCTCCGACGAGTCAGCGCAAAAAAACAGGAATGCAGAGGACCAGAAAACGGGGCCACGCACGCTGACAGTGAATAACGCTTTATTTTGCAAATCGATGCTGTAACCAATTGCTTATCTCAGCGATTTCCGGCGGGCACACGGCATGCTGCATTGGGAAAGTGCGCCACTCGATGTCGTAATTCATGTTTTTCAGCTGATCGAAAGATCTCTGGGCCTGGACTAGTGGTATCACCGGATCTTCCGTCCCGTGGACCATCAATATTGGGATGTTAGTGTTTGCTTGGTGTGCTTCCTTAGACAGGCGGCTCGGCAAGGGCAGATAGGTAGATAGCGCCAGCACGCCCGCTAGCCGATGCGGGTGCCTTAATGCGGTATGTAAGGCGACAGCGCCACCTTGTGAGAAGCCTGCGAGCAGAATTTTATCGGTCGTGATTCCGACGTCGCGTTCTGCATCAATCAATCCCGTCAATATCCGAGATGAATCCGCTATGCCATCAGTGTCTTCGTACTTCGTAAGATCGGCATCTTTAACATTGTACCAAGCCCGCATGGTAAGGCCGCCGTTAATCGTGATCGGCCGGTATGGCGCGTGTGGAAAGACAAACTGGATACCGTGATCATGCGGCAGCTTAAGCTCAGGCACGACCGGCTCGAAGTCGTGCCCATCGGCACCTAATCCGTGCAGCCAAATAACGGTAGCCGTATGTGTGCCCGCGGACGGGATCACAACGGCATCGAGTGGTCTGTCCATTGTGGAGTGGCCAGTCGCTCGCTAATGCTTGATGGGAGGTATCCTCGCAATTTGATCCCATTGCTTGCAAGTAGCCTAAAACCGGGCAGAAACACGATTGGGCTCTGTTCGTGATTTTGCTTGGGCGAGCATCTGAATCGTCATTGTAATGGCGCGCACGGGAGAGGAATTTTTGTTATTCTCGGGCAACAGCGGAGATGGAGGTAGCAGGAGACACGTTCATGAATACGCAGCTTTCCCAAATTGCAGGGTGGCTCGCTATGGTCGCATTGGCCATAGGAATCCTGATTGCAGGCTGCGGTCAAAAAGGGGATCTCTACCTTCCTGAAGATGAGCAAACGGCCCTAATCGATCCCCCCATTCGTTAGCTAACATGGACCCTTTCCACACCCGGGACGGCCAGCTCTACGCCGAGGGGGTCGCGCTGACCGACATTGCTAGGCAATTTGGCACGCCCTGTTACGTCTACTCGAGGGCTGCCATAGAAGGTCAGTGGCACGCCTTCGATCAAGCTTTTGCGGAGGTTCCTCACCTCATTTGTTATGCGGTAAAGGCCAACTCTTCCCTTGCCGTGTTGAATATTCTGTCGCGCTTGGGATCGGGCTTTGACATTGTCTCTGTCGGTGAACTTGAGCGCGTCATCAGGGCCGGTGGCGATCCGGGGAAGGTGATTTTTTCCGGCGTCGGCAAGCGGGCAGATGAAATGCAGAGTGCTTTGGAGACCGGCATCCGCTGCTTCAATGTTGAGTCGGTGGAGGAACTTGAACGACTCAACGATGTCGCTGGTGAGGTGGGTATGCGTGCTCCAGTGTCACTACGCGTGAACCCGGATGTAGATGCCAACACGCATCCATACATCGCCACTGGGCTGAACGAAAACAAATTCGGGATCGCCCCTGACAGTGCTCGGAATCTCTTTCGTCAGGCGGTTACGATGCCCAACATTGACATCGTTGGCGCTGGCTTTCATATCGGCTCGCAAGTTACGGAAATGGGACCGTTCCTGGACGCATTTCGGCGTCTTCTTATGCTTGTAGGCGAATTAGAATCTGACGGCATTAAGATAAAGCAGCTCGATATCGGTGGTGGTCTTGGTATCCGCTATCGGGATGAGCATGCACCGACACCCGCTGACTACGGTGCATCATTTCTCACAGCGCTTGAGCACCGGCCTTATGAAATCCTGGTTGAACCGGGCCGTGCCATCGTCGGCAACGCCGGCGTGTTGCTAACTAGAATTGAGTACCTAAAACACACGGAGCACAAAAACTTCGTCATTGTTGATGCAGCCATGAATGACCTGGTGCGTCCCGCCCTTTACGATGCTTGGCATGACATCGTCCCGGTCGTGACCGATAAGACAAGCCCGGCTCGGCGTTATGATATTGTCGGACCGGTTTGTGAGAGCGCTGATTACTTGGGTAAGGCGCGGGAGCTTAGTGTCCAGTCCGGGGATCTGCTCGCTGTACGATCGGCTGGCGCCTATGGATTCTGCATGAGCTCGACCTATAACTCTCGGCCACGCGCAGCCGAAATCATCGTTGATGGGGAGGAAGCGCATCTCGGACGCGCTCGACAAACGCTGGAGGATTTGATGGCTGGGGAATTTCAGCTGCCGGAATAGCTGATATGGAGCGTGTCCCTGAGCCTGAACTGATGAATAACCCAGCGCAGGCACGAGCTTACGCACAGGCGGATTTCTCTGCGCCGCATTCGATGTTTATCGACAAGTTCAAGACTGTGTTCCCCGTCGGGGTGATCGATGGCTATGTGCTTGATCTGGGCTGCGGGACGGCGGACATTACGGTTCGATTCGCCGAGGCCTATCCCAACTGCCGGCTCGACGGCGTGGATGGTGCCGAGCCGATGCTCCGATTCGGCCAAGTGGTCGTTGTTTCACACGGGCTTTCAGATCGCATCCGGTTGATACATGGGCACCTGCCGGGGGCGAAGCTGCCACGGAGACACTATGACGTGCTCATCTGTAACAGCCTGTTACATCATTTGAATGAGGGAAGAGTGCTTTGGGAAGCCGTCCGAATGTACACGCGCCAGGGTGGCGCAGTGTTTGTGATGGATCTTCTGCGCCCGGAAACTTCGGAAGCAGCCACTCGGCTCGTTGCCGAGTACGCAGGGGGCGAGCCGGACATCCTGAGGCGTGATTTCTACAATTCCCTCTGCGCCGCCTATCGCCCGGATGAGGTCCGAGAACAACTCACCGCTGCGAGCCTGTCGCATTTAACAGTGGAGATAATCTCGGACCGGCACTTGATTGCCTATGGGCATCGATACTAATAACAGGCCATTGATCTCTGTTGCACACTCCGATTCCAACTTAACCCGCCAAGTGGATTGCGTATCGAAGCGGGCGCTGCTCCGGATTTTAAGGGGGAGGCTCACTTGGATGCCGTGACCCACGTGTCCGCGGGTCCTGAACATGTTTTTTAAGGCCGCGGTCGATTATAATGGCGCGCACAATAATAGTGCGAAGAGCAGAAGGCTCGCCCCGTCTTAGTGCACTTGGCCTCGCATCGGTCGTACTAATTTGTTGTCTTTTAACGGGTTACGGCGGCCCGGGTATGGCATGTATTATGCCATTCATGCCTGCCAAGGTTGTTTCTGTGGAACCGTATCTAGAGTGAGGAGGGGGATCAATTCGAAGCTGCGTAGTCATCCGTCATAAGTAGACGCCTATGACGAATGAACAGTCATCTATTACATCCCACTCTGCACGATGAACGCCTGGTAGGCATCAGTCGCCTCGTGCGACTCAGAAAAACAGGAGGTATTCCATCATGTCGCTAGCGAAACTTCAGGATCTAATTAAAAAACACGGTATCAAAATCGTGGACTTTCGCTTCATTGATATGCCCGGCTTATGGCAGCACTTTTCGGTGACTACTGATGAGATCAACGAGGGGTTGTTTGCAGATGGGATCGGTTTTGACGGCTCCTCGATCCGTGGTTTCCAGGAGATTCAGGAATCCGATATGGTGCTGCTTCCCGATTCAGATTCATCCTTCGTTGATCCATATTTAGAAATTCCGACGCTTGCGGTGATCTGTGATGTGCTCGAGCCGGGGCTTAAGCCCTATGCGCGAAGCCCGCGGGAGGTGGCGAAAAAGGCGGAGACATATCTCAAGTCGACAGGTATCGCCGATACGGCGTATTTTGGGCCCGAGCCGGAATTTTTTATCTTTGATGATGTTCGGTTCGATCAAAACTCGCAGTGTGGTTACTACTATGTTGATTCTGTCGAGGCGGTGTGGAACTCAGGGCGCGAGGAAAATCCGAATCTCGGTTACAAACCGCGCCACAAGGAAGGATATTTCCCAGTTCCCCCGCATGACACCCTTCAAGATATTCGCTCGGAAATAGTACTCAATCTGGTCGATGCGGGCGTGCCCTGCGAGGTGCACCATCACGAGGTGGCAACGGCTGGACAAAATGAGATCGATATGCGCTTCACCTCGCTTGTGAGGATGGCGGACAATCTCATGAAGTTTAAATACATGGTAAAGAACACCGCCCGTAAGCATGGCAAGGTTGCTACGTTTATGCCGAAGCCGGTCTATTTTGACAATGGAAGCGGTATGCATGTCCACCAGAGTCTAGCCAAGGGCGGGACGAATCTCTTCTACGATAAGTCCGGTTATGCCCTCACGTCGCAACTCTGTATGTTTTACATCGGTGGCTTGCTCAAGCACGCGCCGGCGTTAATGGCTTTCGCCGCCCCGAGCACCAATTCCTACAAAAGGCTGGTGCCGGGATTTGAAGCCCCCGTCAATCTTACTTATTCACAGCGCAATCGCAGCGCAGCGGTACGTATTCCTGTCTACAATGAGAGCCCTGCCGCGAAGCGCATCGAGTTCCGCCCGCCCGATTGCATGGCCAATCCTTACTTGCTGTTTTCAGCACTGCTAATGGCTGGTTTGGACGGGGTTGAGAACCAGCTAGACCCGGGCGATCCCGTTGATCAAAACATGTACGAACTTCCAGACAAGATCCTGCGTAAAATAAAAACGGTGCCGGGTTCGCTCGAGGAATCCTTCATTGCGCTGGAGAAAGATCACGCCTTCTTGCTCAAAGGGGATGTCTTCACGCAGGATCTACTCGACGTTTGGGTTGACTATAAGCGTACCAATGAGATTGATGAGGTAAGTTCGCGCCCGCACCCGTGGGAGTTTTATCTTTACTTCGACCTTTAAGTCCCCTACGCGGCCGGCGGTGCGCCGCCGGCCGTCGTCACTTCAAGTTTTTCTACGATTCCTTTGTTGTCATTATTCAGTTTTCGACGGGTTCGCAAAGAACTGCCGCGAGCGCAGATTTGCTTCAACGGGCAATATTTAGCAGGAACCAATCGGGGCCCTGGTGGGTCTTTACTTGAGGACGGTCAATGCATTGGTTATGCTGAATAGATGCGTATCTTATTCTTGATCCTCGGTTTTATATTGTCGTTCTCGGTATCGGCCGTCGTCTATCGATGGGTCGATGAGAATGGCCATGTCGTCTATTCGGACAGACCGCAACCCGGTGCCCAAGTCCTTGAGGAAAAGGATGTTCAAACTGTTGATGCGCCCCCTGTTGAGCTGATCAGACCTAAATCAGATGCGAAAACATCGGCGAAAAATGGATTTGCAGGCTACAAACGTGTCGCCGTGATGAGTCCACAGAATGACGAACCCGTCAGGGAAAACGCAGGAAATGTGACGGTATCAGTCACGCTCGAGCCTGGGTTGCAAACCAAGCTGGGGCACAAGCTCGCCTTGTTTGTGGATGGCGCACAGATTTCAGAACCGGGTACGGCGACCCAGTTTCAGCTGAACAATATGAACCGCGGTGCACATACCCTTGAAGCCAAGGTGATTGGTGCCGATGGCAGCGTCATCAAGAGTTCCTCTCCGGTCACCTTCCATATGTTGCGTGTTTAGAGGTTTGCCGGCCAAACATTGGCTATCGGAAATCTATGCGTCCCCTCTTGTTGACGTTTGCTCTTGCGGTGTCACTTGCGGTCTCGGCCGTCACGTATCGATGGGTCGATGAGCAGGGCAACGTCGTCTATTCGGACAAGCCGCATCCCGGTGCCGAAGTCATCGAGGAGAAAGAAGTCCAAACGATACATGCGCCGCCTGTGCCACCGATAACACCGCGGGAGTCGACAGCGCCACCAGCAGTTGCCGGCTACGAACGCGTCGCCGTGGTGAGTCCAGAGGATGACACCCAGATCAGAGAAAATGCAGGGAATGTGACGGTGACTATCACCGTCGAGCCGGCGCTGCAGACCAAGCTGGGCCACAAGCTCGCCTTGTTCGTGGACGGCGCACAGTTTTCAGAGCCAAGCACGGCGACCCAGTTTCAGTTGATTAATATGGACCGGGGCACGCATACCCTCGAGGCCAAGATCATTGGTTCGGATGGTGAGGTGATCATAAGCTCCCCACCATCCGAGTTCCATTTATTGCGTCACTCCGTATTGCATCCGACGCCAGACCTGGGTGTTCCCACCCCAATCCCACCCGTTGTCGTTCCCGCTGGCGGCGGGCCGTAGTCTTTAATACACCTCCACACGAGTCCTGCTAAGCCATCGGTAGACCGTTGTTCTGCTCCAACCTGGCCTGAATCTTGCCGCTTATTCATTAACGGGCGGTTCCGCCACATCGCATGCCGGTGCCTTGTGGGCGATAATGTCCTAACGACTTGATTTATAGGATTATTCGATTGCGGGAACGGTTTCGTACGGATGGATAGGGTGTCCTTTGCACCAAGATGGTGCAATAATGCCCCGTTGACTATGATCAAATCGGAACAGGCGCGACGTCTATTCGATCATCTCACCACGGCAGTTTTGATGTTCGATGGGGAGCTCCGGCTCGCGGCCATCAACGCGTCTGGTGAGGACCTGCTGTCCGTCAGCGCTCGCCAAGTGCTGGGCCTGAAGGCGCAAGTGATCTGGCCGGATGCATCCATGTTTACTGGCACGCTGGAACGGTCATCTGTGAGTCAGGAGCCGTTTACGGAACGGGGGGTGGAACTGCATCTTCCGGGTGGTAAGACAATGATGGTGGATTACACGGTGACCCCGATGGAGGAGAGTCAAGACGCCATTGCCCTTTTGGTTGAGCTGACCGACGTGAGTGTGCGCCGTCGGATCGTCCGTGAAGAAGCGCTCGTAACCCAGAGCGAAGTCGCCAGGGCGCTCATCCGCGGCATGGCCCACGAGATCAAAAACCCCCTCGGTGGCCTCCGGGGCGCAGCCCAGTTGCTGGGGCGAGAACTTGAAGATCCAAAATTTGCGGAATACACGCGTATCATCATTGGTGAGGCTGATCGGTTGCAGCAGCTGGTGGACCGCATGCTGGCCCCCAACAGTCTCCCGAAAAAGAGCTTGGTCAACATTCATGAGGTGCTGGAATATTTGTGCAGCCTTGTGGAAGCCGAGACCAGTGCGGGTGTCACCATTGTGCGAGACTACGATCCGAGCCTGCCTGAGTTGAGTGCGGATCGCGAACAGCTGATCCAAGCGCTGTTGAACCTTGTAAGAAACGCTGTGGAGGCGGTGGGTGTATCAGGTGAGATCACGTTACGCACCCGTCCGCAACGTCAAGTCACCATCGGACAGACGCGTTATAAGCTTGTCATCCGCGTCGATGTCATCGACAACGGCCCCGGCGTTCCACCCGAGATCGAACACGGTATTTTCTATCCGATGATCACCGGTCGCAATGACGGTACTGGGCTCGGGCTCCCTATCGCACAAACGTTGATTCAACGGCACGGTGGTTTAATCGAGTTTGACAGCCAGCCCGGAAAAACAGTGTTTACTGTCTGGCTTCCGCTGGAGGGAGAGAATGGATAAAAAACGCGAGGTCTGGATCGTCGATGATGACCGCTCCATCCGCTGGGTGTTGGAAAAGGCGCTTACCCAAGCCGATATGAACGTGACGAGCTTTGACAGGGCCGAGCCCATCATGGTGCGGCTTGGCGAGGAGACGCCTGACGTCATCATTTCTGATATCCGGATGCCCGGGAGTGATGGTCTCACCATGCTCAAGCAGGTAAAGCGGGCGCACCCAGACCTACCGGTCATCATCATGACCGCCTATTCGGATCTTGATAACGCCGTTGCGTCGTTCAAAGGCGGAGCATTCGATTACCTTGCAAAACCATTTGACGTGGATGAGGTCGTGAGCTTGGTTCAGCGGGCCGTAACACAAAACCGTGAGCGTGAAGCCGATCAGTTAGAGGGCGCCGAGGCCCGAGTGCCGGAGATCATCGGTGCAGCGCCTGTCATGCAGGAGGTCTTTCGGGCAATCGGTAGGCTCTCGCGTTCACATGTTACCGTGCTTATTACCGGCGAGTCAGGGACGGGTAAGGAACTTGTTGCGCACGCCTTGCATCGACACAGTCCCCGTGCTGCTGCGCCGTTTATTGCGTTGAATACTTCGGCTATCCCACGTGAATTGCTGGAATCGGAACTCTTCGGCCACGAGCGGGGTGCTTTCACCGGCGCTCAGACTGAGCGAATCGGCCGTTTCGAGCAGGCCAACGGCGGGACCTTGTTCCTGGATGAGATCGGCGACATGTCGAATGAACTTCAGACGCGGCTCTTGCGAGTCCTCGCTAACGGGGATTTCTACCGGGTCGGTGGGCAGGTGCAAATCACAGTGGATGTCCGTGTGATTGCTGCGACCCACCAGGACCTCGACGCCCGGGTAAAGGCCGGCACGTTTCGTGACGATTTATTCCATCGTTTGAATGTCATTCGTGTTCACCTGCCAGCACTACGCGAGCGTAGGGAAGACATCATATTATTGGCGAAACACTTTCTTGCGTTGGCGGCAAGGGAACTGGATGTCCCGCCCAAGACCTTGCTCGGTGAGACCGAAGCGTACCTCACAGGCCTCGATTGGCCGGGGAATGTCAGGCAAATTGAAAATGTCTGCCGCTGGGTGACGGTGATGGCGCCGGCTCAGGAGATTCGTGTGGCGGATCTACCGCCGGAACTAAGCGGATCAACAGCATCTCAGTTCGGTGATTCCGACTGGGAAAGCATGTTGAAATTATGGGCGGAAGGTTGTTTGGCCCGTGGGGAGACGGGAGTCGTCGAGCAAGCTTTGCCCCGGTTTGAGCGGATCCTAATCGAGGCAGCCTTAAAGCAAACGGGTGGTCGCCGGCAGGATGCAGCTAGGTTTCTCGGATGGGGCCGAAATACCCTGACCCGCAAGATTAAGGAACTTGGGATCGAACGATAATTTTAGCCTGTCTCATTTGGCGCTTGTCGTTATCACGGGGGCCATCTTCGCCTCAAGCGAGCAAGCCACCGATGACGGCGCCAAGCCAGAGCATCCCGGTTTGGGAAAGCACCAGAATCAGTCCCCCTGCACCCGCAAGTACACCCAGGGAGGGTAGCCCTGTGAGGGCTGCGGCGAATACGAACAGAGCGAGAGCAAAGAATAAGCAGGGCAACAATGCCGCCATCAGGCCAGCGCCGACACCACCCGCCACCTTGCCGCCCACTACGCCTGCAATCAAGGGCCCAATCACCGGCAACCAAAATAACAACAGGGAAATGAGGGTCATCCAGATCACGCCCATCAAGATACTGCCTTGCTGTGGGGCCTCCAGCGTTTTTGTTGCCTTCTCTTCTGGCATCGTGGGTTCCCCTTTTTATTTTCCTCAGGCGTTAGCGTGACGCTGGGGTCTCTCGTTGTAACGGAAATTGGGCGGGCTCAGGATCCTTTCAGCCACTCGGCCACGCGCTTCGCAAAATAGGTCAGAATGGCATCGGCGCCTGCGCGTTTACAGGCCGTCAGCGATTCCATCACCACCGCACGCTCATCCAGCCAACCGTTCTGCACTGCAGCCATGAGCATCGCATACTCGCCACTGACCTGATAGACAAACGTGGGCATACCGAATTCGGATTTGACCCGTCGCACGATGTCGAGATACGGCATGCCCGGTTTTACCATCACCATGTCCGCCCCTTCAGCAATGTCCAATGCGATCTCCCGCAGGGCTTCATCGGCATTGGCCGGGTCCATCTGATAGCTGTTTTTGTCACCGCCGCCGAGACGGGCCGCCGAACCGACGGCTTCCCGGAACGGCCCGTAGAAGTTGGAAGCATATTTGGCGGAATAGGCGAGGATCAGGGTATTGACATAGCCCGCAGCTTCGAGGGCATCGCGTATAGCTTTGACGCGCCCGTCCATCATGTCTGAAGGCGCAACCACATCTGCGCCGGCTTCGGCATGGGAGAGGGCTTGTTTCACCAGCACGTCCACGGTTGCATCATTGACCACGTAGTTGTTCTCATCGATAAGCCCATCTTGCCCGTGGGTGGTAAACGGGTCGAGTGCCACATCCGTGATAAGCCCAAGCCCTGGGTGCTCGCCTTTGAGCGCCCGCACGGCGCGCTGAATGAGTCCTTCAGGGTTATAGGCCTCGCGGGCGTCTTCAGTTTTTACCTGCGCCGGTGTTACCGGAAATAAGATGACGGCGGGGATCCCGAGTGACACGAGCTCGGCCGCCTCTTTTTGCAGTTCATCGATGGAAAGCCTGTCGATGCCCGGCATCGAGTTAACCGGATCCCTG from Gammaproteobacteria bacterium harbors:
- the rho gene encoding transcription termination factor Rho, with translation MNLTELKQKPPSALVDISETLGLEGLARSRKQDVIFEILKAHAKKGEDIYGDGVLEILQDGFGFLRSADSSYLAGPDDIYVSPSQIRRFNLRTGDSISGKIRPPKDGERYFALLKVNEINFEPPENAKNKILFENLTALFADSRLTLEIGNGTTEDLTPRIIDLVAPIGKGQRGLIVSPPKAGKTMMLQSVAQSITHNHPECYLIVLLIDERPEEVTEMVRSVRGEVVSSTFDEPAGRHVQVAEMVIEKAKRLVEHKLDAVILLDSITRLARAYNTVVPASGKVLTGGVDANALQRPKRFFGAARNIEEGGSLTIIATALVDTGSRMDDVIYEEFKGTGNNEIHLDRKMHEKRVYPAINVNRSGTRREELLTNPDELQKMWILRKLLHPMDEIAAMEFLLERLKATKTNAEFFESMKR
- the trxA gene encoding thioredoxin TrxA gives rise to the protein MGERIVHVTDSTFEDEVLKSETPVIVDYWAEWCAPCKMITPILEEISEQYAGKLTVAKMNIDENPKTPPKYGIRGIPTLMIFKEGNLAGTKVGALSKSQLMAFVDSTI
- the rhlB gene encoding ATP-dependent RNA helicase RhlB, producing MTVQHLTDVRFAEFDLHQQLIDGLDAIGFSRCTPIQAESLPLMLSGKDMAGQAQTGTGKTAAFLLATMDRLLRNPAPRARKQNQPRALIVSPTRELAIQIHKDAKELGQYTPLSLGLVYGGIDYERQREMLENGVDILIGTPGRLIDYYKQGVFNLKAIEAAVLDEADRMFDLGFIRDIRYLLRRMPKPERRLNMLFSATLSLRVLELAYEHMNNPEMVKINPEQVAADNVSHILYHPATKEKIPLLIGLLKQIDPTRTIVFVNTKRCAETVWAYLEGNGFHAAMLSGDVPQAKRQQLIAKFARGEIPILVATDLAARGLHITDVSHIFNFDLPQNGEDYVHRIGRTARAGASGDAVSLACEEYVYSLMDIEEYIGHKIPVASITDDLLVSPLPPARRKRHQAGGHKQRPPTSQRKKTGMQRTRKRGHAR
- a CDS encoding dienelactone hydrolase family protein encodes the protein MDRPLDAVVIPSAGTHTATVIWLHGLGADGHDFEPVVPELKLPHDHGIQFVFPHAPYRPITINGGLTMRAWYNVKDADLTKYEDTDGIADSSRILTGLIDAERDVGITTDKILLAGFSQGGAVALHTALRHPHRLAGVLALSTYLPLPSRLSKEAHQANTNIPILMVHGTEDPVIPLVQAQRSFDQLKNMNYDIEWRTFPMQHAVCPPEIAEISNWLQHRFAK
- a CDS encoding lipoprotein, translated to MVALAIGILIAGCGQKGDLYLPEDEQTALIDPPIR
- the lysA gene encoding diaminopimelate decarboxylase, which translates into the protein MDPFHTRDGQLYAEGVALTDIARQFGTPCYVYSRAAIEGQWHAFDQAFAEVPHLICYAVKANSSLAVLNILSRLGSGFDIVSVGELERVIRAGGDPGKVIFSGVGKRADEMQSALETGIRCFNVESVEELERLNDVAGEVGMRAPVSLRVNPDVDANTHPYIATGLNENKFGIAPDSARNLFRQAVTMPNIDIVGAGFHIGSQVTEMGPFLDAFRRLLMLVGELESDGIKIKQLDIGGGLGIRYRDEHAPTPADYGASFLTALEHRPYEILVEPGRAIVGNAGVLLTRIEYLKHTEHKNFVIVDAAMNDLVRPALYDAWHDIVPVVTDKTSPARRYDIVGPVCESADYLGKARELSVQSGDLLAVRSAGAYGFCMSSTYNSRPRAAEIIVDGEEAHLGRARQTLEDLMAGEFQLPE
- a CDS encoding class I SAM-dependent methyltransferase; its protein translation is MERVPEPELMNNPAQARAYAQADFSAPHSMFIDKFKTVFPVGVIDGYVLDLGCGTADITVRFAEAYPNCRLDGVDGAEPMLRFGQVVVVSHGLSDRIRLIHGHLPGAKLPRRHYDVLICNSLLHHLNEGRVLWEAVRMYTRQGGAVFVMDLLRPETSEAATRLVAEYAGGEPDILRRDFYNSLCAAYRPDEVREQLTAASLSHLTVEIISDRHLIAYGHRY